TGTAGCACTGGCAAAGGAATTCTCAGACTGCCCATCCAGGGAAACCGATGGCAATCTGGGGCAGCTTTCGTCCGGACAAACGACCCCTGAGTTTGAACAGCAGGTTTTTCCGCTCGGTAAAGGCCTGGCAAAACATCCGATTGAAACACGCTACGGTTTTCATGTCGTTCTTGTTCACCAGAAAATTGAGGGCAACCCCTTACCCTACGAACAGGTAAAAGATCGCATTGCCGAATACCTGAATGAAGCCAGTCAGCGCAAAACCATCAGTCAGTACATCCATATTCTGATTAGCGAAGCAACGATCGAAGGTATCAATATGGGTATTGAAGGGTCACCACTGCTGCAATAAACAGTTGTATAAAACAAATACTTACCCGAAATATTGCTGAAGCGTTACAGTTAGAAACAGATCTGCCTACTGAACTGCTAAAAATTTCTTATTGCGTGTTTTTTTATTCCATAAAGGGATAGAATGCTTCCCAGTAGCAAGGGAGCCTCTTTATGACCAGCAAAAATTGCGTAAGCATGCCAGGCCTTAACTGTGGCGATTGCAGAATGAATGCCCTGTGCCTGCCTCTGTCATTAAAAGAGAGTGAAATTGGTCAGCTGGACAATATTGTCAAACGTGGCCGTCCTCTCCAGAAAGACGAGCACGTTTACCGCACCGGTGAAGCATTTTCTGCCATTTACGCTGTTCGCAGTGGTACAGTAAAAACTTATGCCACCAGCAGCGGCGGACAGGAACAGGTCACCGGGTTCCATTTACCGGGCGAAATTTTTGGTATGGATGGTATCGGCAAAAATCGCCATACCAATTCAGCTATTGCGCTGGGCACTGCGGCTATCTGTGAAATTCCCTTCGAGCAACTGACCGACCTCAGCAGCACTATCCCCTCACTGCAAAAGCGTTTTATCCACTTGATGGGAATGGAAATTTCCAACGATCAGGAGCTGATCAATTTGCTCAGCAAGAAAGGCGCAGAAGAGCGTGTGGCAACCTTGCTTATCAATATATCCAACCGCCATCAGGCCCGTCAGCTATCGCCAACGCACTTCCTCCTGCCCATGTCACGATCCGATAT
The DNA window shown above is from Pseudomonadales bacterium and carries:
- the fnr gene encoding fumarate/nitrate reduction transcriptional regulator Fnr, with the translated sequence MTSKNCVSMPGLNCGDCRMNALCLPLSLKESEIGQLDNIVKRGRPLQKDEHVYRTGEAFSAIYAVRSGTVKTYATSSGGQEQVTGFHLPGEIFGMDGIGKNRHTNSAIALGTAAICEIPFEQLTDLSSTIPSLQKRFIHLMGMEISNDQELINLLSKKGAEERVATLLINISNRHQARQLSPTHFLLPMSRSDIGNYLGLTLETVSRVFSRLQKSDILRVDKKEIEILNMDALKALTATCGPDSEDANEKAS